The following is a genomic window from Niabella soli DSM 19437.
AATTGCAAATTCATTAAAAAATAACACCGGCTGAATTTAATTGTTGACGGCTGGGCAAAATTTAACAGCTTTATTGCTGGAATACCCGCACATAATCCACTTCCATGACAGCCTGCTTCAGCGTTTCATCCATTCCCCGCATACCTCCCCAGTTGCCGCCCATGGCAACATTTAAAATGAGATGGAATTTCTGGTCAAATGGCCATTCCGCAAAACCTTTCCCGGTATTGCTAAATGAGAAATAAGGATGTGCATCAACAAAGAAATCGATCCGGTCCTTATTCCATTCCACTGCATATACATGAAACGTTTTGTCGGCATCGTTCAGATAAAAGCCTTTTGTTTTCTGTGTGTGGATTACATGATTGAAGGATTTGGTATGCACGCTGCCAAACACGGTATCGGGCATAAAGCCTACATTTTCCATGATGTCTATTTCGCCGCTGGCAGGCCATCCGCCATATTTCCAGTCGGTAGGCAGCATCCATATTGCCGGCCAGGTTCCTTTGGCGATGGGCAGTTTAGCGCTTACCTCTATTCTCCCATACCGCCAGTCGCCTTTGCCTTTTGTAACCAGCCGGGCCGAGGTGAACGTGTTATGCTCTTTATTTTCTTTTTTTGCGATGATCAGGAGCTTCCCGTCGCGTACCACTGCATTGCTCGTGTCAGCTTTAGTATAATATTCCAGCTCATTATTGCCCCAGCCATTGCCACCTACATCATAACCCCATTTGGTTGTATCGGGCAATCCATTGGTATTGAATTCATCGCTCCATATCAGTTTCCACCCTTTTGCCACCGGGTTTATTTTAATACGCTCGGCCAGTAATTCCGGTTCATTGGTGGTGATAAAATCAAACCGATTCGCCAGCAGCCAGTCCATTTCTGCCGCATTATTTACGGTCCAGGCGTTCAGCACAATATTATTATGTTTTGCCTGGGGGATCCAGTCCGGGTGTTTTTGAAAGACAGAGAAATGATAATCGATGCCATCCAGGCCATCCCTTTTTATTTCCTCCGGGGACTTGTCTCCATTCAGGTATTGCACCTGGGCTTTCGGATCAAGCGTTTTTACTTTTTTACATACATCATAATCGAAACTGATGTATACCACCATTGGCGCGGCGCCCAGGCGATGCACCATTTTTATCACTTTTTCGGTCACCTGCTGCGCCCGTTCTTTGCTGAAGACAGAGGGTTTTATTTCGAGTACCAGCCGGGTTGACCAGTTGTTTTTCAGCCCTGCTGAAAGATATTCCTGTAATGTGGGTAAGTGCTCCCCGTTTGATAAAGGTGTTTTTTTTAGTTCGGCATAAGCCGTTTTTTCAATGGTTAACCCGTTATATTTCGGATCATGGTTGATGATCAGCGAGTCGTCAGCAGTCATCTGCACATCAAATTCTGAACCCGCACATTTAAGCGCAATGGCATTTTTTAAAGAAGCAATCGAGTTTTCGGGTAATTTATTTGTTTTAAATGCTCCGCGATGTGCAACAATTCCATTTTTTGCCAACCCGTTTTCATGAATCGTTTTCATGGCAAAGGTTACAGGAGTAATCAGAAACTGCAGGGCAGTAGCAAACAAGCCGATTTTTTTCATTTTCGTTATTTGCCGCTAAACTACAAAAAAACAAATTATTGCAGTGCCTGGTATACCAATGCCTTAAATTTATCTCCGATCTCGCTGTGGGAGAAGGGCCATTGCTGTATAAATAGGAGCGCAACGATATTTTCCCGGGGATCGCCCCAATAGGTAGTTCCAAAAAATCCGCCCCAGGCGAAACTTCCCACAGATTGACCCAATTTCAAAGCTCCTTTTTCTGTAGTGATCTCAAAGCCCAGTCCGAATTTATTATTCCCCAAAGGAATATCGCCGATCTGATTTTGAGTCATTATTTCTACAGTATGCCGGGCTAATAATCGCTTTCCATTGTATACACCTTTATTCAGGATCATCTGTAAAAAAGCAGCATAATCCATCGTGGTAGATACCAGCCCCGCGCCACCGGAAAAATAGCCATTGTTGTTGGTTGGATAATCAACTGATATTCCGCGAAAGGTGGTATCGGCCCAGGGGATCAGGCCCTTTGTTTTTTTATCTTCCGTGTAAACGGTAACCAGACGGGAGCGTTTGGAATCAGGCAAATGGAAATAAGTATCCTGCATCTGCAGGGGCTCAAATATCCTTCTGCGCAAAAAATCATCCAGGCTCATACCGGACAGTACTTCTACCAGCCGGCCCAAAACATCTGTATTTAAGCCATAAGTAAATTTTTCACCCGGCTGATGTACCAGTGGTAATGTTCCCAGTTTATCAATCGCTGCCGCCAGTTGCTGCGGATGGGGAAGAAAGCCTGCCGGTATTCCGGATTTTGCATAAATGGCTTTCATCTGTGGAGATCCTATTTGTGCATAATCGATACCGGAGGTATGCGTGAGCAGATCACGAATTGTAATTTCTCTTTTTGCCGGTACCGTTGTATAACTACTATCCAACGCATTGAATTTATCCAGCACTTTTGGATGTGCAAAAGCCGGAATATATTTTGAGATGGGATCATCCAGCAGGAATTTTCCTTCTTCAAACAGCATCATGACTGCGGTGCTGGTAATGGCTTTTGTTTGGGATGCGATACGGAAAATATCGTTTATTTTTAACGGCGCACCGGGTTGTGCATGGCCCGTACCGAAGGCTTTATTATAAACGATTACGCCGTTATGTACAATAACAGCAGTGGCGCCTTTGATCCAGCTATTCCGGATATACTCCTGTAGCACCTTATCGATCCGTTGTAACCGTTCCGCTGAAAAACTATTCGAGGCGGCATCCCCCGGAACCAGAACTTTGGGTTGCGCGAGCGTGGCAAGCTGCGCGGCAATCGCAATGGCAAACAAGCCGATTCTTCTCATGTGTATGATTTCTGCTAAGCTACAAAAAAAGACCTGTGAGGCCTTGAAAACCTCACAGGTTTCCCTGTTACTTCAGACTCGCCATATCGATCACAAAGCGATACCGCACATCGCTTTTCAGCATGCGCTCATAAGCAGTATTGATCTCCTGCATGTTGATCAGTTCAATCTCGGAGACTATATTATGTTCTCCGCAAAAGTCGAGCAGCTCCTGCGTTTCGGCGATGCCGCCAATGACGGATCCTGCTACCGACCGGCGCCCCATGATCATTGGCACTGTTTGCAGCATTGGATCCAATGGCCCCAGGTAACCCACCAAAACTATTGTTCCGTTGATGTTCAGTGTTCCCACATAGGGATTTATATCATGTACATAAGGAACCGTATCAATGATCAGATCGAATTTGCCTTTCGCCGCTTTCATTTGCGCTTCATTGGTAGAGATGATCACTTCATCGGCACCCAATTCTTTTGCATCCTGTGTTTTTCCCGGCGTTCTTGAAAACAGGGTCACCGCGGCGCCCAGGCCTTTTGCCAGTTTTATGGCCATGTGCCCCAATCCGCCCAGGCCTATAACTGCTACTTTACTGTCTTTGCCAACGTTCCAGTGCCTTAACGGCGACCAGGTGGTAATGCCTGCGCAAAGCAGGGGCGCCACTGCTGCGAGGTCCAGGTTCCCGGGCACTTTTAGCACAAAGTGCTCCGCTACGACTACTTTTTCTGAATAGCCGCCAAAAGTATGTTTACCAGAGTGTTTGTCCTTGCCATTATAAGTGCCGGTAAATCCGTTCAGGCAATATTGTTCCAGGTCCTGCCGGCAACTTTCGCAGGTGCGGCAACTGTCTACCAGGCAGCCTACCGCTGCCAGATCACCTGTCTTGAATTTCGTAACGGCACTGCCCACCCGCGTAACGCGGCCTACAATCTCATGTCCCGGAACTACCGGGTATTTGCTGCCACCCCAGTCGTTGCGCGCGGTATGCAGGTCGGAATGGCAAACGCCGCAATACAAAATTTCGATTTCCACATCAGTGGGAGTGGGTTCCCGCCGGTCAATATTCATTTGTTTTAGATCTGCATCGGCCGCTTCTGTGCCAAATGCTTTTACTGAGTAAGTATCCATATTATTATTATTTCTTTTAAAATTCTATTAACGATGCCTGCCGCCGGTTTATCATTTTGCAGAGTCCGGAACAGCCGTTTTTGCAGCAAAGGCGATCGGGTCCATATCAATCAGTTGTAACGATTGCACCATTTTAAGGGTGCTGGTCTTGTACTTTAAGAAATGCGGGGTTTTTAAATGCGCCTGATAGGCTTCCTTGTTGGCATATATTTCTAAAATTGTAACGCGATTGGGGTGTTCTTTTTCGTACATTGCATATAGCCCTAAGACGCCCGGCTCTAGCTGTACGGCTGCCTTGGTGTGCTCAGCTACATCTGCTTTATATTGGTCGAGATAAGCACTGTCTATTTCAATTTTTGCTATCCTGATCATCCGGTTTTGCTGTTGTGCAGTGGCTGTAGTATTCATAAAAAGCATCAATAAGGCGATTAAAAAAAAGACTGCATTTTTTCTGATCTGTTTCATGTGTGTGTTTTTAGAGCCCGGTCATCCTTCAATTCTGTATCACTTGTAGCAATATTTCTTTTGCATGTTCGGGCTGCGTTCCAACCAGTGCAATAAGCGCCTCCAGCTGGCTGGCAGTAAGACCGGTGTTCAGTCCCATTCTTAAATGTGCCTGCAATTGTTGCGTTACACCGGCCATAGCGGCTAATGCCGCAATGGTCACCAGCTCCCGTTGCTGAAAGGAAAGCACATCGCTATCGAATATGTCCGCAAATAAATGTTCTTTTAAAAAAGCGTCGATACGGGGAGCAAAGGCTCCAAAACCGGGCGCGGGCTTTTGCTGAGCTTTTTGGGTAAGCGTCTCTAATACTTTTCTGCCCTGTTCATATTTGTCAGACACCAAATTTGTTACGCTTGCTTCCTCTCCACCCGAATCTTCCATACCGTTCTTTTTTCGCTCCTCTAATACCGCCATAAATATAGCGATGCTATTCAGACTCCTGGGAAATCCACAATAGGCATATAACTGCACCAGCGCTTCTTTTATTTCATTAATGGTTAGTCCGGCATCCAGTCCTTCGTTCAATTGCTTGCTCAGTTGCTCCGTATTTCCAACCGCCGTGAATGCTGCTATAAGCGCCATTTTCTGTTGTTTCGTGTTCAGCGCAGTAACATCAGGTATCCTTATCTGAACACTACTATACTCCTCTTCAGTCACCGGCTGCAGCCAGGTAACATTTGCTTCACCCTCATAATTGGTAATGGCTATATGCACCATTTTGCTGTTGGCTGCCGCGCCGTGCCAGTGCACCACGTCTTCCGGAATATTGACCACCGTTCCTTTTTTTATCGGCTGGGCCGGTTTGTCTTTTTCCTGGTAAAAACCGGAGCCTTCGGTTACGATCAATATTTGCCCCCGGGGATGCGTATGCCAATGGGTACGGGCTCCTGGTTCAAAGGTAACACTGCCTATGGCAAAAGCATTGTTTTTGTCTTTTGAAATTAGCGGGGTCAAAAAAGCATTTCCCGTGAACCAATCAGCGGGTAAAGGATTTCCTTTTGGGAAAAGGGTATTCGTAATTGTTTCCATTAGTACTATTTTTATTTTCCGGTTCTTGCTTCCAGTTCTGCCGGATAACGTGCCCCGGCTATTTCCATTTTTGATACGGTATCGTCAATTGTTTTAAGTTCATCAGCGGTCAATTCAATGTTGACCGCCCCGATATTTTCTTCCAGCCGGTGCAATTTTGTGGTGCCCGGAATGGGAACGATCCAGGATTGTTGCGCCAGGATCCAGGCCAGCGCTAGTTGTGCCGGCGTTGCGTTCTTTTGAATGGCAATGCTCTTTAACAGCTCCACAAGCCCCTGGTTGGTATCCATATTTTCTTTTGTGAACCGCGGCACTATATTCC
Proteins encoded in this region:
- a CDS encoding glycerophosphodiester phosphodiesterase family protein; translated protein: MKKIGLFATALQFLITPVTFAMKTIHENGLAKNGIVAHRGAFKTNKLPENSIASLKNAIALKCAGSEFDVQMTADDSLIINHDPKYNGLTIEKTAYAELKKTPLSNGEHLPTLQEYLSAGLKNNWSTRLVLEIKPSVFSKERAQQVTEKVIKMVHRLGAAPMVVYISFDYDVCKKVKTLDPKAQVQYLNGDKSPEEIKRDGLDGIDYHFSVFQKHPDWIPQAKHNNIVLNAWTVNNAAEMDWLLANRFDFITTNEPELLAERIKINPVAKGWKLIWSDEFNTNGLPDTTKWGYDVGGNGWGNNELEYYTKADTSNAVVRDGKLLIIAKKENKEHNTFTSARLVTKGKGDWRYGRIEVSAKLPIAKGTWPAIWMLPTDWKYGGWPASGEIDIMENVGFMPDTVFGSVHTKSFNHVIHTQKTKGFYLNDADKTFHVYAVEWNKDRIDFFVDAHPYFSFSNTGKGFAEWPFDQKFHLILNVAMGGNWGGMRGMDETLKQAVMEVDYVRVFQQ
- a CDS encoding NAD(P)-dependent alcohol dehydrogenase translates to MDTYSVKAFGTEAADADLKQMNIDRREPTPTDVEIEILYCGVCHSDLHTARNDWGGSKYPVVPGHEIVGRVTRVGSAVTKFKTGDLAAVGCLVDSCRTCESCRQDLEQYCLNGFTGTYNGKDKHSGKHTFGGYSEKVVVAEHFVLKVPGNLDLAAVAPLLCAGITTWSPLRHWNVGKDSKVAVIGLGGLGHMAIKLAKGLGAAVTLFSRTPGKTQDAKELGADEVIISTNEAQMKAAKGKFDLIIDTVPYVHDINPYVGTLNINGTIVLVGYLGPLDPMLQTVPMIMGRRSVAGSVIGGIAETQELLDFCGEHNIVSEIELINMQEINTAYERMLKSDVRYRFVIDMASLK
- a CDS encoding serine hydrolase domain-containing protein; protein product: MRRIGLFAIAIAAQLATLAQPKVLVPGDAASNSFSAERLQRIDKVLQEYIRNSWIKGATAVIVHNGVIVYNKAFGTGHAQPGAPLKINDIFRIASQTKAITSTAVMMLFEEGKFLLDDPISKYIPAFAHPKVLDKFNALDSSYTTVPAKREITIRDLLTHTSGIDYAQIGSPQMKAIYAKSGIPAGFLPHPQQLAAAIDKLGTLPLVHQPGEKFTYGLNTDVLGRLVEVLSGMSLDDFLRRRIFEPLQMQDTYFHLPDSKRSRLVTVYTEDKKTKGLIPWADTTFRGISVDYPTNNNGYFSGGAGLVSTTMDYAAFLQMILNKGVYNGKRLLARHTVEIMTQNQIGDIPLGNNKFGLGFEITTEKGALKLGQSVGSFAWGGFFGTTYWGDPRENIVALLFIQQWPFSHSEIGDKFKALVYQALQ
- a CDS encoding putative quinol monooxygenase — protein: MKQIRKNAVFFLIALLMLFMNTTATAQQQNRMIRIAKIEIDSAYLDQYKADVAEHTKAAVQLEPGVLGLYAMYEKEHPNRVTILEIYANKEAYQAHLKTPHFLKYKTSTLKMVQSLQLIDMDPIAFAAKTAVPDSAK
- a CDS encoding (R)-mandelonitrile lyase, which produces METITNTLFPKGNPLPADWFTGNAFLTPLISKDKNNAFAIGSVTFEPGARTHWHTHPRGQILIVTEGSGFYQEKDKPAQPIKKGTVVNIPEDVVHWHGAAANSKMVHIAITNYEGEANVTWLQPVTEEEYSSVQIRIPDVTALNTKQQKMALIAAFTAVGNTEQLSKQLNEGLDAGLTINEIKEALVQLYAYCGFPRSLNSIAIFMAVLEERKKNGMEDSGGEEASVTNLVSDKYEQGRKVLETLTQKAQQKPAPGFGAFAPRIDAFLKEHLFADIFDSDVLSFQQRELVTIAALAAMAGVTQQLQAHLRMGLNTGLTASQLEALIALVGTQPEHAKEILLQVIQN